The following DNA comes from Fervidibacillus albus.
ACATTAGCAATCACTAATAAAAGAACGGCGATTGTATATCGTTTCCATTGTTCTTTAAAAAACCATTTTAGCTTCGATAAAACAGAAAACATGTTGTCATCTCCCTAATTTCTTTTCATTCACTAGCCACTTTCCGAATCTAAAGCTTTCATTTTCATCAATTTTTTGACGCACATCATATACCATCTCCTTAAAATAATTTTTATATTGAGAACAGCATAGCTGTAATCTCCATATTTTTCCAGAAAACATGTAAAAAAGCACTGTACGCCTTTTTCAAGCATACAGTGCTATCCATCAAAAAAGGCGCAGATAGACCAAAGCTACCCGCACCTTTATATATTTCATCGATTGGAACGATTGACTCTATAAGTGTACAAATAGAGTAACGGGTAAGCTATGATCATCATTTGGAATAAATAATGTGTGCATAATGAAGTTTTGCATGATCATAACCTCCCTTCCACGATTCGATTTCGTTTGAGCCGTTAAAATCATATCATTTTTCAAAAAAAGCTGTCAACTCATTTCGAGAATTTTTTCGAAATTTAATTATTTCGCAACAGAAACGACGATGCGACCGTTCGTTTCCCCTTTTAAAATTTTCGATAACACTTCAGGCAATTCGGAAAAAGGAATTTCGTTCATAATCCGAGTAAGTTCTTTCGGTTTCATTTCCTTCGCCATTCGATCCCATAATTTTAATCGTTTCTCAACCGGGCAATAAACGGAATCGATTCCTAACAAATTTACCCCCCGTAAAATAAATGGGAATACCGTCGCTTGAAAACGATTTCCACCGGTCAAACCGCTTACGGCAACGGATCCTCCGTATTGAATCGATGCGAGAATCGTAGGTAAAAAATCTCCGGCAACTGGATCGACGGCTGCTTGCCATCTTTGTTTTAACAATGCTTTTTGTTTCGGATTCGAAAGTTCAGATGTTAAGATGACTTCCTTCGCTCCTAATTTTTGCAAAAATTCCCGGTTTGATTCGGAGCGAGTGGAGGCGTGCACTTCGTAACCTAATTTGTTGAGCATTGCGATCGCCATACTTCCGACTCCACCAGTCGCACCGGTGACGAGTACTGGACCCTTTTCCGGACTCATACCGTTATCTTCTAACCGTTGAATAGAAAGGGCTGCTGTAAATCCTGCCGTTCCGAATGCCATCGCCTCTTTTAAAGAAAGACCATCTGGGAGAGGAACGATCCAGTCTGCGGGTACCCGTGCAACTTCACAATATCCACCGAAATGACTAACCCCAAGATCGTACCCGGTAACGAGCACCTCATCCCCTTTTTTGTACCGAGCATCCTTGGATTCCATGACTGTCCCAGCCAAATCGATCCCCGGAATGAACGGATAGTTTCGAACGATCCCGCCTTTCGGAATCGAGGCAAGTCCATCCTTATAGTTTACGCTCGAATATTGAACGGAAATCGTAACGTCCCCTTCTGGTAAATCTTCCAATCGAATGTGTTTCATCTCCGCTTGGAAACCGTCTTCCGTTTGGTCAACCATAAAAGCTCGAATTTTTTCCATATTTCTAACTCCTTTTTCTCAAACGCACCCGCTCTATTTCCTTTGATACACTCGGGCGGTTTGGTGAAATGTCATTCGATCAATCGAACGTTTTTATTATAACAAAGGGATGAAGAAAAGAGAATATGAACGAAAAAGTCGGTTTCCTTTCCGTTACCACTAACGTTGCCGTCGAATGCTCCTATTTTTTACTTTACCCAACATCCTTTCTACTCAATTGATTGTATAGGTCATAATAATACCCATGGGCCTCGATTAATGAGTCATGTGTTCCCTTTTCGATGAGTTTTCCGTCGTTAATGACGAAAATTTGATGTGCGTGTCGAATTGTGTTCAAACGATGGGCGATGCAAAAGGTCGTTCTTCCTTTCATCAATTGTTGCAACGCCTCTTGAATTTTCATTTCCGTCACCGTATCGATATTGCTCGTCGCTTCGTCGAGGATTAAAATGGACGGATTTCGCAAAATTGCCCGCGCAATGGAAAGAAGTTGTTTTTGCCCTTGACTAATTCCGCTAGCATCTTCCGTTAGAACAGTATCGTAGCCTTGGGGAAGACGCATAATAAAGGAATGGGCATTGGCTCGTTTCGCCGCTTCCTCCACCTCTTCATCCGTTGCATCGAGTCGACCGTAACGAATATTTTCTCGAATCGTTCCTTCAAATAAAAACACATCTTGTAAAACGAAACCGATATTTTTTCGTAAACTACTCCGGGAAATTTGTTGAATGTTTCGTCCATCGACCAAAATGGCTCCCGAATCACAATCGTAAAATCGCATAATCAAATGGATGATCGTCGATTTTCCTGCACCGGTTGGACCAACGAGGGCGACCATTTGCCCTGGCTGAACATGGAAATTCATGTCCGAAATGGTGGAATCGGCGTTTTCATAGGAAAAATAAACGTGGGAAAACGTGACATTTCCTTGCAAAATTTCCACGTCCCCTTCGCGATCATCCTCATCTTCCGCTTCCTCGTCCATAATATCAAATACCCGTTCGGCACCGGCGATTGCCGATAATAACGTATTAAACTGATTCGCTAATTCATTCAACGGTCTCGTAAACTGCCGGGCGTATTCCGTAAAAGAAATCATCACTCCGATGGAAACATGGCCGTTCATTGCCAAAATCCCACCAGCGAGGGCGATGAAAGCAAAACTTGCATTATTTAACAAATTCATCAATTTCGGGATGAATCCGGAATACGTTTGTGCCCAATAACCCGCTTCCCTCAACCGTTTGCTTTTTTCTAAAAATTGTTCCATCGTTTCTTGTTCATAGGAATAGGTCTTCACGATTTTTTGGCCGGAGACCGTTTCTTCAATATATCCATTTAATTCTCCTAAATATTTTTGCTGTTCTCGAAACAATTTTCCCGTCCGATTCGTAATCCAACGCATCCCGAAAAACATGACCGGGACAACAAGGAGAGTAATCATCGTTAATAAAGGACTGAGCCAAATCATGACGATAAAGGTACCGACTACCGTTAAAACACTGGAAAAAATATGGATAACCGAGCTGTTTAACGTGGAGCTGACATTGTCCATATCGTTCGTAAATCGACTCATAAGTTCCCCATGTTGCTTCCGATCAAAGAAAGAAATGGGCAATCGTTGGATATGTTCAAATAAACGCTTCCGTAAACGGTACACCGTCTCTTGGGAAATTGAAATCATCCAATAATTTTGCAAATAGGCAGTAATAGAGTAGAAAAGGTAGACACACACTAATCCGAGGAGAAAAAGGAATATATTTTCTCCTCCATCATAAATAATATGATCTACCGTTTTCCCTATGAATAAAGGACCTAATACCCCTAAGGTGGCGTTTGTTGCGACGAAAAATAATACGAATAGAAGCCGGCCCTTTTTCTGTGCCAATTCTTTCCAAAGACGTTTGATCGTTTGAAAACGATGGCTACGAAATTCCTTTTCATCGACGTTATGCGTTTGGGGTCCGGAACGGCTAATTCGACGAATATTCATTAAAAAGTACCTCCTTTCCCATTTGTGAGCGGACGATTTCCCGATATAATGGAACGTTCTCAAGTAATTGCTCATGGCTTCCTTTTCCAATTAATCGCCCACCGTCTAAAAGCAGGATGCAATCCGCTTTTTTCGCTGTCGAAATTTTATTCGTAATGAAAAAAGTGGTACATTCGATCGTTTCAATTTCTTTTAATAATCGATTTTCCGTTTGCAAATCTAAGGCACTCGTACTATCATCGAGTAATAATATTTTCGGTTTCCGAATGAGTGCCCTTGCGACGGCGAGCCGCTGTTTTTGACCGCCTGATAAATTGACTCCCTTTTGACCGATCACCGTATCATATTCGTCTGGAAATTGCAAAATCGTATCGTGAATTTGCGCCATTTTCGCCGCTTGAATGACTTCTTCCAACGTCGCATCACCTTTTCCCCAAGAAATATTTTCCTTCACAGTTCCAGTAAATAAATAGGATTCTTGAGGAACATACCCGATTTGTTTCCTTAAAGAAGCCGTTGGAAGCTGTTGAATCGGAATCCCATCGATGGAAATCTTCCCTTCATACGGTTCATACAAACGTGGAATCAATTGGAATAAACTGGTTTTTCCTGATCCGGTCGCACCAAAAATGGCAATTCGCTGACCCGGTTTTACAGAAAAGCTAATGTTTGACAACGCATCCTTTTGTGAATTCGGATAACGAAAGCTGACATTTCGAAATTCAATCGAGCCAAATGCAATTGGAACCGACTCGTTCAAACGTCCGTCATCCTCTTCGTCCATTTGTAATACTTCTTGAATCCGTTCGCTCGACGCTTTCGCCCGGGAAAATGCCATAATAATCCACGAAAGAATTCCTAACGCATGGGTAATTCTCGTTCCGTAATTTACGACAGCGACGAGATCTCCCGGATTTACCTGACCGATTGTCATTTGTCTATTTCCGAAACAAAGGACGATGATGATGGCAAAATTCATGAATAGTAATAGAACCGGTCCTGTCAATTCGACGAAGGTGAGCGCCTTGACCGTCGAATGTTGTAAATCTTCATTCACTTGTCGGAATCGGTTTTTTTCAAACTTCCTTTGGTGGAATGCTTTAATGAGTCGAATGCCAGCTAAATTTTCACGGATGACTTTATTTACCCGATCTAATCGACTTTGCATCCTTTTGAAAAGATGCGCCGCCTTCTTCATCGCCCAAAATAAAAAAAAGATCAGTACGGGAATCGCTATGCTAAAAATCATTCCTAATTTAACATTGACGAAAAGTGCCATGATCGTTCCAAATAAGATAAGTAGCGGTGCACGAAAGGCAATCCGCAAACTAATGAATAAAATTTGCTGAACTTGAGTAACGTCATTCGTCAATCTCGTAATGAAAGAGGAAGGCGAATACTCGTTTAAGCGAACGTAAGGCAATTGTTGAATTTTCCCATAGGCTGCCCGGCGAACATCGTAGCCGAAATGTTGACCTGCATAGGCAGCGAAAAATGAATTTGCAATACCTGAAGCAAAGGATACAACACTTGCAACGAGCAAAATCGAACCCCATGTAATAATTTTTTCAATATCGCTATTTAACACCCCTTCATCAATCACCTTTGCCATGATGAGTGGTGATACTAACTCCACCGTCAATTCAATCGACATAAACATCCAGGCGATAATCATAGCGGTTTTATACCGTTTGACATATGTAAACAACGCTTTCAATGAAATTCCCCCGCACTATTCATTATTAATCATTTTTAAAAATCGGTAAAGGAACCGACAATTCAAAACTTTACTTTTTTTATCATACCAAAACGTTGCGTAGTTGATAATCATTTTGGTTTTCCCTTTTTTGAATATATCGGTTCATTTTTATTTGAATAGAGCCACTTCCTTGACATGATGCGAAACCCTCGATTGAATTGATCGATATACATGGTGCGGATTCAACAAAAAGGTTCTTATACGTCTCTTCTTAAAAAAGGGTTACATACGACCTACTCGAATAAAATCATTTGTGCATAAAATTGAAAAAGGAGAATGACATAACTATCCATTCCCCTTTTTCTGATTGTTGCTCTTAATCCAGGCTTTACGTTTACCAGCCGTTAACGATTCGGAAATCTTTCCTTATTGAAAAATACAGTCACGTTTTTTCCGTAAAGATCGACGCCGACGAAATTTTCATAATCTTCCACGTATCCATGATTTTCCTCCGGTTCCATCATGTCTTTGTAACTCGTCATGTCTCCGAAAAAATCCGACGGGGTTTCACTCGTTCCCCATTGCGCCACCTCTTGCCATAAATCGTCAGCATCGAAGGAGGCCGATTTTGCTCGATGCATGGAAGGTGCAATTACCCGTTCTTCCTCTGGCCGATCTCCCCTTCTCCCGTTTTGTGAGCTGTGTAGTTTACAATGGGTCGTCGTCGGTATTGCAATCAATCGTTCCATAGGGATCGGTTGGCCACACACGTCACAAACTCCATAGCTTCCATGGTCGATGGCTGCTAATGCCCGTTGAACGTCTTTTAAATAATTTTGTTCATGTTCTAACAGGGCAAAATCCTTTTCCCTTTCAAACAACTCGGTTCCTTCATCTGCCGGGTGGTTGTCGTAACTAGATAGTTCACCGACGGTTTCGTGCGGATAACTCTGTTTCAAATTGAACATTTCACTATTTTCTAATCGTTTCAAAATCGCGGCCATTTCATTTAATAACAATGCTCGAAACGTTTCTTTTTCTTGTTCGGTCAACATAAAAACTCTCCTCCCAACCGTATTATTTGTATTATGGTCGGTCCCTTTCCAATCATAATTAACAAATAGAGGATAATTTTCCTGGGAAAGCGCAATTTTTGATGTCTTTCGTCAACCGAATCGAACGTTTCAACAAAATTCGAGCCGAGTTTTTGTCGTATTTTTCGAAAAACAATCTCCGGACTATGAACGAAAAAATCGCTTTTATTTCCATCGGGTAAAGAAAGCCATTTTGACCGAAAACTCCCTTACATTTACGACGAAAAAAATGAAAAAATAACAGCGAAAGGTTAACCTTTCAAATGAATGTAAGGGGTTGGTGAGCGTATGAACCGGATGTTGCGGCGATTTAAAATAAAAAAAATGGTCCCGAAAATGATGCATCGAAAGCGATACAATCGAAATAAAATTTGGCTTTCTTTACTCGGATTCGGCCTTGCTGGAAGTGCGAGCGTCTACATGTCAAAAAACAAAAATAACGGTATGAAGAAAAAAATGAAGCAATTGTTTAACGTAAATATGCAAGGACTAAAGACGATGAATTAACGTTATGCATGAAGAGGGGTTTCCAAATTTCATTTTTGAATTTGGATGCCCTCTTTTTCCATCTCGCCATTCCTTCTTGTGTATGGTAAAATGGCATCAAAAAAAAGAGGATGTGTTACAGTTGAATAAACGAACGGAGAAAGCGACCTTTGCC
Coding sequences within:
- a CDS encoding TraR/DksA C4-type zinc finger protein, with protein sequence MLTEQEKETFRALLLNEMAAILKRLENSEMFNLKQSYPHETVGELSSYDNHPADEGTELFEREKDFALLEHEQNYLKDVQRALAAIDHGSYGVCDVCGQPIPMERLIAIPTTTHCKLHSSQNGRRGDRPEEERVIAPSMHRAKSASFDADDLWQEVAQWGTSETPSDFFGDMTSYKDMMEPEENHGYVEDYENFVGVDLYGKNVTVFFNKERFPNR
- a CDS encoding ABC transporter ATP-binding protein, with product MNIRRISRSGPQTHNVDEKEFRSHRFQTIKRLWKELAQKKGRLLFVLFFVATNATLGVLGPLFIGKTVDHIIYDGGENIFLFLLGLVCVYLFYSITAYLQNYWMISISQETVYRLRKRLFEHIQRLPISFFDRKQHGELMSRFTNDMDNVSSTLNSSVIHIFSSVLTVVGTFIVMIWLSPLLTMITLLVVPVMFFGMRWITNRTGKLFREQQKYLGELNGYIEETVSGQKIVKTYSYEQETMEQFLEKSKRLREAGYWAQTYSGFIPKLMNLLNNASFAFIALAGGILAMNGHVSIGVMISFTEYARQFTRPLNELANQFNTLLSAIAGAERVFDIMDEEAEDEDDREGDVEILQGNVTFSHVYFSYENADSTISDMNFHVQPGQMVALVGPTGAGKSTIIHLIMRFYDCDSGAILVDGRNIQQISRSSLRKNIGFVLQDVFLFEGTIRENIRYGRLDATDEEVEEAAKRANAHSFIMRLPQGYDTVLTEDASGISQGQKQLLSIARAILRNPSILILDEATSNIDTVTEMKIQEALQQLMKGRTTFCIAHRLNTIRHAHQIFVINDGKLIEKGTHDSLIEAHGYYYDLYNQLSRKDVG
- a CDS encoding ABC transporter ATP-binding protein — translated: MKALFTYVKRYKTAMIIAWMFMSIELTVELVSPLIMAKVIDEGVLNSDIEKIITWGSILLVASVVSFASGIANSFFAAYAGQHFGYDVRRAAYGKIQQLPYVRLNEYSPSSFITRLTNDVTQVQQILFISLRIAFRAPLLILFGTIMALFVNVKLGMIFSIAIPVLIFFLFWAMKKAAHLFKRMQSRLDRVNKVIRENLAGIRLIKAFHQRKFEKNRFRQVNEDLQHSTVKALTFVELTGPVLLLFMNFAIIIVLCFGNRQMTIGQVNPGDLVAVVNYGTRITHALGILSWIIMAFSRAKASSERIQEVLQMDEEDDGRLNESVPIAFGSIEFRNVSFRYPNSQKDALSNISFSVKPGQRIAIFGATGSGKTSLFQLIPRLYEPYEGKISIDGIPIQQLPTASLRKQIGYVPQESYLFTGTVKENISWGKGDATLEEVIQAAKMAQIHDTILQFPDEYDTVIGQKGVNLSGGQKQRLAVARALIRKPKILLLDDSTSALDLQTENRLLKEIETIECTTFFITNKISTAKKADCILLLDGGRLIGKGSHEQLLENVPLYREIVRSQMGKEVLFNEYSSN
- a CDS encoding NADPH:quinone oxidoreductase family protein → MEKIRAFMVDQTEDGFQAEMKHIRLEDLPEGDVTISVQYSSVNYKDGLASIPKGGIVRNYPFIPGIDLAGTVMESKDARYKKGDEVLVTGYDLGVSHFGGYCEVARVPADWIVPLPDGLSLKEAMAFGTAGFTAALSIQRLEDNGMSPEKGPVLVTGATGGVGSMAIAMLNKLGYEVHASTRSESNREFLQKLGAKEVILTSELSNPKQKALLKQRWQAAVDPVAGDFLPTILASIQYGGSVAVSGLTGGNRFQATVFPFILRGVNLLGIDSVYCPVEKRLKLWDRMAKEMKPKELTRIMNEIPFSELPEVLSKILKGETNGRIVVSVAK